From the genome of Podospora bellae-mahoneyi strain CBS 112042 chromosome 2, whole genome shotgun sequence:
AATGACCGAGGAAAAGGCAGCATCTCCAGCCCCCGAGGCGGCCACCAAGGCTCAATCACCGCCACCTGCCGCTGCTtcgtcaccaaccccagAACCAGCCCAGCCAGAGCCTGCCCATATTCAAGCTGACGATGAGGAGCCTGATGACACTGATGCGGACTCGTCGTGGGGAGAGGTAGGATATCGGACCGTCTCTGGTCACATTCTATTCCTTTTGCTGACAAGTCACAGGACGCCGTCTCCTCGACTGCTAGCATCTCTAGTTCCATCTTGGACTACAGAAAAGAGAACGGGCGCACTTATCACGCCTATAGAGACGGAAGTTAGTGGCAGCCAAGTCATGTGACAGGTGGAGAACACTAGTCGTGATAGTGATACTAACACAGTGTAACAGAGTACCTGATCCCCAATGATGAACAAGAAAACGAGCGTCTTGAttttcaacaccatcttTGGTATCTGACTCTCGATGGTCGGTTGGGATTCGCTCCTCCCGCTCATCCTGAAGCCAAATTTGCTGGTCGGGTTCTCGATGTTGGCACTGGTACAGGTATCTGGGCTATTGATTTTGGTGATGAGCATCCAGATGCCCATGTTATCGGCGTCGACCTCTCACCGATTCAACCGAGCTTGTAAGCGCCTCGGTTTCTTGCAATGGAGACAGAATTATAGGCAACTGCTGACATTGAGTTTCCACTACAGCACACCTCCCAATGTCCACTTTCAAATCGACGATCTGGAGGACGAATGGACCTTCTCACAGCCATTTGACTACATTCACGTTCGCGCCATGTCCGGTTCAATCAAGAACTGGTCTGCGTTTCTTGAAAGATGCATCGAGTATGAACCCCACCCAAAATCTTTCTCAATTGCTTCTGACATGCGAAAATAGAAACTTGAAGCCTGGCGGTTGGCTCGAAGTTCAAGAACCGGGCAGACCCATTGCCGACGATGACACATTCCCCCCTGACTGTGCTCTCGCCAAAGCTACCGCTCTTTTTGCTGAAGGtctcgcagcagcaggctcGCCGCTTCTTGACGTCTTCACTCTCAAGGACTTGTTTAACGGAGCGGGCTTTGTTAGTTACGATGAAAAGCGGGCTTATTGGCCCAGCAACCCTTGGCCCAAAgacaagaagctcaaggagatcgCCATGTGGTCCAACACAAACCTCTCCGCCGGCGTTGAGGGTttcttgatggcggtggcgaCACGCTTCTTGGGCTGGAGTCTGCCTGAAGTCACTGTTCTTTCTGCTCAAGCAAGAGCTGATCTCAACGACAGAAGAATCCATGCCTATTGGCCAGTGTAAGTTTGCCTGATGGTGGCTGTTGATTTGGTTCAAAGCTAACAAGACTTTGCAGCATCTCTGCATTTGCGCAAAAGCCCGAGTGAAAAACATGAGGATGTAGCTTGCTTTTTGAATACCCATTATGTACCTAAATGCTACCATATATCTAACGTCTATTAAGCATTACCATCGTGTCATTAGTCGTCGTTCCCAATTTTGAATCCCGCCCCCAGTGCCTATCTTCCAACAATTGAAATACCATGCCAGCTTTTCCAACCTTTGTTGTCTCAACCTATACAGCAGATATATGGCTCATAGTCCGACCCAACGCTGCCTCCTCCCGCTGTCCTTCAGTCTTGAGTGCTGCGGAAAACTTGCTAGCAGCACGAATCTTATCACCATAAGCAACAAAACACAATGGAACGGCTGCCAAAGCTGCACTGATACCAGCAAGCAACGCACAAGACTTGGCAATACCCAAAGCCTTGAGCATATCTTCGATAgcgagtgggaggagagcaCCAGCAACACTACGCGTGGTGCCCAATGCCGCCAGGGCAGAGGCAGAGTAGATACCATACGCATCCGCAACGTACTAATCTTGATGAGTAAAAAGCCCAGGATGCTTGTGAAAGTGAGTACTCACGTTGATCATTGCTACCCACATGATATTGTAAGCAATTCCATAAGGCACAGTTGCGACAAAGGGGACCGCCCAATGCACATCGGACCGAGCAGACAGTCCAATCCACAGGATTGAGATGACGAAAAACGGGCCTCCAATGCAGgccagagggaggcggaAATACTCTGCTCTCTTTGTAGGGTGTTTGGCGCTGAGCCGAAGAGTGACTGGGTCGCACCACCAGCAGATGAAGCAGCCGATGATAGTTCCAAGACCAACTTAAGAAATGATAAGCTTTGTGCTAGGTAGGTACTGAAAACAGTAGTTGGGAGGAGCACTTACTGATCGTAAACAATAGCCCTGAAACACCAGGACTGAATCCGTACACGCCCACGAAAATAGCGTAATAGATCTGGACCATCCTGTGACCGGTTGTCAGTATAATTCAACGCATGAGGATCCTGCCGACGTACATGTAGAACACCGAGTAAATAAACCCGATGTAAAGAGATGTgagaaccaccaccatctctcCACATAGCAACTCCAACGGGCGCAGCAAGGTTGTTTTCTACCCCTATTTGTCAGCCCCATTCCCCTTAATCCTCTCAGGGATACATGTCACAAACTCACCAAAGTGACAAAGACACTCTTCTGACTCAACTCCGCCGGCgccacccacctcctcccatcctccctcgGCTCCTCCTTattcaacctccccgccttcctcttcaaaaTCTTGGCCGCCAACGTCTCAGGGATGGCCAACACTGAAGCCAGCGTGACTCCCGCAAAGATCAACGCGATCCTATTTCCTCGTCAGCCCCCCTCATCTCCTTTTACCCATAATTTCTGAAAGTACTCACCAAAaaacccacctccaccccaaaatccctcccacaaaaccccccaaaactGGCGCCCCCAAAGGCCCCACAAACGTAGAAGCACTCCaaaccatcaacatcctTCCCCGCTGTACCTCATCCCCAAAGCAATCAGCTATaacccccccaaacacaCTCAACGGCGGACTCCCAAAAGTCCCGCACAaaaacctcatcaacaaaaaaCTCCACCAACTCGGCGCAACAGACGCCCCGGCCGTGCTAGCCACAAACAATAAGAAACCCGTCACAAGAATGGGTTTCCTCCCGTAGGTTTCGGACAAGGGCGCAAAAATGATAGGCCCGAAGCAGAACCCCATCAGGTAGAGCGAGGCAGGGAGGACAGATTGGGGGCCGACGGGGACGTGAAATTCAgcagagaggagggggaagaggttggccgAGGCGATCGTGGAGCCCATTGTTGAATTGAGGCATGTGAGGGTAGCGCAGAGGAGCAGGAttgatttctttttctgtttagaggggaggaggtatggTTAGAAGAgcaaagggggagaagagaaggaggaggagggatgacGAACCATGGACCAGTTGTAAGGGTTCTCGGGGTCGTTAGGAGAGAACGACACAACAGCGTATTCTTGCTGgtcgggtggtgttggtgaggaggcgTTGTCGCCATGGTTGGATGCCAGCGAGATGGTATCATGAGTGCTGGAACCGCTAGAGGAACTACTGCTGTTCACCACCGGAAAAGGCGTAACcttttcctccacctctgctTTCTCCATCGTTGAAGCTGGGGCGTTCcaatattaaaataaaaaccaaagcaaagcaagtTGAATtgcccaaaacaaaaacacctccaaaaaaaaaaaaagaagttaCGGTTGCATATATGTAACAAGACACAAGCACAACTTGTAAAACGAGAGCACgaaattaataaaaagtcAAGACCAAGAGTCGTCAACTTGCCTGAGGAGTGGGTGAGTGTCTGGAAATAAAAAGGAGACACCAACCTGTCCCTATTTAAAGCCATAGCACCATGCACTCCGCATTTTCATTCTCCAACCATCCGGGACGGAAGCTAAAAACCAAGGCCCATCAGTCTAGTCTCCTCGTTCTCCAGAAATACAATGCAGTGACTCAATTTTCCGGGACTCCCCCTGGCCTTCCTGTTCAAGCATGGAAGCAAAGCTGGTAAGCGGTCCCGGTTGCCCCTAGCCAGGAAGAAATTTCATTGCTATCACGGGACAATGTAGTATCGTAACGTCTGAGCACCGGAAACAAGCCGTCTCCTCTGCTGCTTGGTCCCGGTCCGATGACGGCTACACTCCCCGCCGGCCGGTGGTGCCCTTCCGCCGACCAGGGGCCATTAGCAGTCTGGGCGGTCGTGGGAGGTGGGGTCTTGAAGGAACCGCATCCCCGGAATCACCTAGCAGGAGGGAAGTTCCACAGGTTCAAGGTGAGATGATTCGTGGAACGTGGGATGGGAACAAGGACTCGGGCAGACAGGGTGCGGTACCCCCAGAGATCAAAGATCGAGTCCAGCCACGAAACTCGAGACGGGTCTCGAGTCACTCCAACGTGTGTTGGCATCGGGCGTTCCTGAGCTTGTGGACTCGCATGTTACTAGGCTGCTAGCGAATTAAAAAATGTTCTACGAATACGAACGTAGCGGTCACAGAGTTGAAGGAAGCCGCGGCATATGGGTCAACTTATCCGGAATTAGTCCTGTTGCTTTCCGTTAGTCATGACGATCATCCTGTGGGTTGGGTGACCATGGCCTCGAACTCGACCTTGGCGTTTTCTGGAACTCAATGCAAGTTTGGGACCTAGCGGCTGCTGAAActgcccaacctccaacGGTAATTGGCGTCTCGATCTGAGCCCACCAGGTGGATGATGTTCAAGGCTGAAGTTGATAAACAGCCCGATTTGGAAGGTTTTCAGAGTGCACTTACACCAGAAAAGTGGGTATCTCTGGTCCGAAGTAAACCATCTGAGGTCCATTGGCAGCGCGAGCTTCATCAAAGGATGAAAAGGTCCTGTGTttgtttggtgttgaggttgtagGTAGACCCACGAGCCCTGGGTCTGTTGCGTCATCAGACCACAGGGGAGCTATTAGAGCCACAACGAAGGAGCGGTGAAAGATGTATGGATGGGACGAATTTCGATGCTTGATGATGTCCTTCTTCAATCTTCTCAGGACCTTGAGGCTAGAAACCCGTAGCAGAGTCAGCGAAGAGTTCACAGTGAGAAACGCACAATATTTCCCCAGTCATGTGCAGAACCAGCCAAGTTTCCCATATTGCAGATAAATCCCCGGCAGGCTGTTCCTCTTTGCgcttccgattggccccaAGTCTGCGCAAATGGTCACCTGCCATCCTGATATCACCCAATATTCGGCGTAAACCTGG
Proteins encoded in this window:
- a CDS encoding hypothetical protein (EggNog:ENOG503PBJ6; COG:S), translating into MTEEKAASPAPEAATKAQSPPPAAASSPTPEPAQPEPAHIQADDEEPDDTDADSSWGEDAVSSTASISSSILDYRKENGRTYHAYRDGKYLIPNDEQENERLDFQHHLWYLTLDGRLGFAPPAHPEAKFAGRVLDVGTGTGIWAIDFGDEHPDAHVIGVDLSPIQPSFTPPNVHFQIDDLEDEWTFSQPFDYIHVRAMSGSIKNWSAFLERCIENLKPGGWLEVQEPGRPIADDDTFPPDCALAKATALFAEGLAAAGSPLLDVFTLKDLFNGAGFVSYDEKRAYWPSNPWPKDKKLKEIAMWSNTNLSAGVEGFLMAVATRFLGWSLPEVTVLSAQARADLNDRRIHAYWPVISAFAQKPE
- a CDS encoding hypothetical protein (EggNog:ENOG503NX5Z; COG:S) codes for the protein MEKAEVEEKVTPFPVVNSSSSSSGSSTHDTISLASNHGDNASSPTPPDQQEYAVVSFSPNDPENPYNWSMKKKSILLLCATLTCLNSTMGSTIASANLFPLLSAEFHVPVGPQSVLPASLYLMGFCFGPIIFAPLSETYGRKPILVTGFLLFVASTAGASVAPSWWSFLLMRFLCGTFGSPPLSVFGGVIADCFGDEVQRGRMLMVWSASTFVGPLGAPVLGGFVGGILGWRWVFWIALIFAGVTLASVLAIPETLAAKILKRKAGRLNKEEPREDGRRWVAPAELSQKSVFVTLKTTLLRPLELLCGEMVVVLTSLYIGFIYSVFYMMVQIYYAIFVGVYGFSPGVSGLLFTIIGLGTIIGCFICWWCDPVTLRLSAKHPTKRAEYFRLPLACIGGPFFVISILWIGLSARSDVHWAVPFVATVPYGIAYNIMWVAMINYVADAYGIYSASALAALGTTRSVAGALLPLAIEDMLKALGIAKSCALLAGISAALAAVPLCFVAYGDKIRAASKFSAALKTEGQREEAALGRTMSHISAV